The Cellvibrio zantedeschiae genomic sequence CGCCCACGTTGGCTATAGTGTTGCCCCCTTTCCAAAGTTGTTCCGTTCTAACCAGGTTGTTCCATCTATTACGTAGTTTCAGGTTGCTATGACTCAAGCCAGTTTGAAAATCACCGAGATTTTTTACTCCTTGCAAGGTGAATCCACCACTGTAGGTTTACCGACAGTATTTGTGCGCCTGACTGGCTGCCCCCTGCGTTGCTGTTATTGTGATTCTGAATACGCATTTTATGGGGGTGAACGCCTATCGCTAAACGTCATTCTGGAAAAGGTTGCAAGCTACAATCCACGCTATATTTGCGTAACTGGTGGAGAGCCCTTGGCGCAACGCGAATGCCTGAAATTGCTAACATTATTGTGCGATGCGGGTTATCAGGTTTCGCTGGAAACCAGCGGTGCCTTGGCGGTAGATGCGG encodes the following:
- the queE gene encoding 7-carboxy-7-deazaguanine synthase QueE, which translates into the protein MTQASLKITEIFYSLQGESTTVGLPTVFVRLTGCPLRCCYCDSEYAFYGGERLSLNVILEKVASYNPRYICVTGGEPLAQRECLKLLTLLCDAGYQVSLETSGALAVDAVDPRVIKVMDLKTPGSGEVARNRWENIPVLTPQDQIKFVICSREDYEWARFKLDEFALAEKVSDVLFSPSFGQIQPLELAEWILADNLKVRFQLQLHKLLWNDVPGH